The Candidatus Desulfatibia profunda genome contains a region encoding:
- a CDS encoding thiamine-binding protein — MSDMNKTIACQMSYLPLKTDNIEEKVKNILNVIKNFGLEYKTGAWATEINGPKEQVFALIREVFDAAQTLCADKRSF, encoded by the coding sequence ATGTCTGATATGAATAAAACCATTGCCTGTCAGATGAGTTATCTGCCTTTAAAAACAGATAATATCGAAGAAAAAGTCAAAAATATTCTGAACGTGATCAAAAATTTCGGTCTTGAATATAAAACAGGCGCATGGGCTACTGAAATCAACGGCCCCAAGGAACAGGTGTTTGCGCTGATAAGAGAAGTTTTTGATGCTGCACAAACACTTTGCGCTGATAAGAGAAGTTTTTGA
- a CDS encoding ATP-binding protein, giving the protein MAAYLHRYIEKPVIDDLARKMVFIGGPRQAGKTTLAKYLCKSAGYDLKQRYLNWDATEDRENIIMERFPTDPGYLVLDEIHKYSKWRQIVKGLYDKRGDELQILITGSARLDYYRRGGDSLQGRYHFYRLFPFTCAELGASSFSTIKDLLVYGGFPEPFSLQSETQSRRWSREFRSRIVRDELTDLENVQDIGLIEKMVLRLSDLVGSPLSINGLREDLQVSHQSVSRWIAMLENLYMIFRLYPFGAPKIRAVKKEAKHYHLDWTVVKEKGYRFENLVACHLLKWCFFLQDTEGRDIELRYFRDVDKREVDFVLIEDEIPVHFIECKLSGKSLSPSLRYLKIRFPSVQATQITLEKDVDLITKEGIRICSAHRFLANLV; this is encoded by the coding sequence ATGGCCGCATACTTACATCGTTACATTGAAAAGCCGGTAATCGATGACTTAGCGCGCAAAATGGTATTCATTGGCGGTCCGCGCCAGGCCGGTAAAACAACGTTAGCTAAATATCTTTGCAAGTCAGCTGGCTACGACCTAAAACAGCGCTACTTAAACTGGGATGCCACTGAAGACAGGGAAAATATTATCATGGAACGATTCCCTACGGATCCGGGATATCTGGTGCTCGACGAAATTCACAAGTATTCCAAGTGGCGACAGATTGTAAAAGGGCTTTATGATAAACGAGGCGATGAACTTCAGATCTTGATAACCGGTAGCGCCCGGTTGGACTACTACCGACGTGGGGGTGATTCCCTCCAGGGCCGGTATCATTTTTACCGCCTCTTCCCATTCACTTGTGCTGAACTGGGGGCATCGTCTTTTTCCACTATTAAAGATCTGCTGGTTTATGGCGGTTTTCCAGAGCCCTTTTCGCTTCAGTCAGAAACCCAGAGTCGGCGCTGGAGTCGCGAGTTCCGATCACGAATCGTCAGAGATGAATTGACGGATCTTGAAAACGTTCAAGATATTGGCCTCATCGAGAAAATGGTGCTGCGTCTGTCTGATCTGGTCGGATCGCCCCTTTCAATCAATGGCCTACGCGAAGATCTACAGGTTTCGCATCAGTCCGTATCCCGGTGGATCGCCATGTTGGAAAATCTATACATGATTTTCAGGCTGTATCCTTTTGGTGCCCCTAAAATACGGGCCGTTAAAAAAGAAGCCAAGCATTATCATTTGGACTGGACAGTTGTTAAAGAGAAAGGATATCGGTTTGAAAATCTGGTTGCCTGCCACCTGCTGAAGTGGTGTTTCTTTCTCCAGGATACAGAAGGCCGGGATATCGAGTTACGCTATTTTCGCGATGTGGATAAAAGAGAGGTCGACTTTGTTTTGATAGAAGACGAAATTCCTGTGCATTTTATCGAATGCAAACTCTCGGGCAAATCCCTTAGCCCGTCATTGCGTTATCTCAAAATCCGTTTTCCGTCAGTGCAAGCCACCCAAATAACCCTTGAAAAGGATGTTGATCTGATCACCAAAGAAGGCATACGGATCTGCTCTGCCCACAGGTTTCTTGCCAACTTGGTCTGA
- a CDS encoding biopolymer transporter ExbD — protein MLIHPKKRSRYAVQVPLTALIDIVFLLLIYFLLTTNFMVDEGIKIKLPQAKAAAPQTEETITVYVDQQGRAFLGTEELPSARLFERLKAKLGSQENKLVVVRADREAILNKVVKVMDIAKAAGAQKLCLATEKDF, from the coding sequence ATGTTAATTCACCCCAAAAAAAGGTCTCGCTACGCGGTGCAGGTGCCGCTGACAGCGCTCATTGATATTGTCTTTCTGTTGTTGATCTATTTTTTGTTGACCACCAATTTCATGGTCGATGAGGGCATTAAAATAAAACTGCCCCAGGCCAAGGCCGCGGCGCCTCAAACCGAGGAGACGATTACGGTCTATGTGGACCAACAGGGCCGGGCCTTTTTGGGGACCGAGGAGCTGCCTTCGGCCAGACTCTTTGAGCGGCTTAAAGCAAAACTTGGTTCCCAGGAAAACAAACTGGTTGTTGTGCGGGCGGACCGGGAGGCGATTTTGAATAAAGTGGTCAAGGTGATGGACATTGCCAAAGCGGCCGGGGCACAAAAACTGTGTCTGGCCACCGAAAAAGATTTCTAA
- a CDS encoding four helix bundle protein produces MGKKVQYHWELEVYQMSVEAAMQIFEISKGFPKEEVYSLTDQIRRSSRSVSSAIAESWRRRKYEKAFVNKLNESESEAAETQVWLEYAVKCEYISRDVGKDLHKAYDNIIGKLVTMGNNPEPWLLKPKLMTEQVHG; encoded by the coding sequence ATGGGTAAGAAGGTGCAGTATCATTGGGAATTGGAGGTTTATCAAATGTCGGTTGAGGCTGCAATGCAGATCTTTGAGATTTCAAAAGGATTTCCGAAAGAAGAAGTCTACTCCTTGACAGACCAAATACGACGATCCTCACGTTCTGTTTCTTCAGCTATTGCTGAATCCTGGAGGAGAAGGAAATACGAAAAAGCCTTTGTTAACAAACTGAATGAATCGGAAAGTGAAGCCGCAGAAACTCAGGTTTGGCTAGAGTATGCTGTAAAGTGTGAGTACATTAGCAGAGATGTTGGCAAAGATCTGCACAAGGCTTACGACAATATAATTGGGAAATTAGTTACTATGGGAAACAATCCTGAACCATGGTTACTGAAGCCAAAGTTAATGACTGAGCAGGTGCACGGGTGA
- a CDS encoding TonB-dependent receptor, with the protein MRKYTNGPTMFVKNTVKGHKMKWNSLLALLIGIIFISTAHAQSNESPKEKSPEILKIPDIVVTDRLVKGFEEKLHEQPATIHSISAEEIEKMDVKRTLDLIRRIPGVTAEDYNQQGVAAAYSFRGFRLGHGIGAASYLDGIPYNEINHVDGDGYPDYNTILPESIERLEVIKGLSSPLYGGYAQAGVLHYITKDRGNFNKLKLSTGSWNYYRGVAEIAREYDRFFTYNAVSTEQGDGYRDHSEFNGGNIFSRFGYKLNGDSSVRLTLHSYKTTWNAPGSLSQADWDAGNLKKQVTDGGGNKEKNMVSLDYRRKLNKFSEISLLAYFYDSDFTRWTGSSNEERHDERNTFGSRAMYNLSSDLAGFKNDLLLGVDYESIDSQAHKWNIQSPDNRVRVSEKLSGDFDYQNIALYFQEDFWPASFIKLMLGGRYEIYDGDLKNNLTGSENSYSEKVFNPKGGILVTPFEGLDLYGNIGTGFVLPSGFKKFENAQLDPSEIISYDLGARFLPIAEVLLQLSLFRTDTKDEVITDPITLEETNAGETRRQGIEAATEWYAMPDLLVYVNGAYQDAEYVDYNTSSGNFSGNDINRVPEWIVKAGLEYFPKLGLGGSFTGKYTGERWNDSANTIREDDFWVFDASIRYAMQKVTFTLFLNNIFDKKYAEMRSANTYKPADPFNVTLSCSLEF; encoded by the coding sequence ATGAGAAAGTATACAAACGGTCCCACCATGTTTGTTAAAAACACCGTGAAGGGACACAAAATGAAATGGAATTCTTTGTTAGCTTTACTGATCGGCATAATCTTTATTTCCACAGCGCATGCACAGTCTAACGAATCACCAAAAGAAAAATCACCTGAAATATTAAAGATTCCAGACATAGTGGTAACCGATCGGTTAGTTAAAGGTTTTGAAGAAAAACTGCATGAGCAGCCGGCAACCATTCACTCGATATCTGCTGAGGAAATTGAGAAGATGGATGTCAAACGGACCCTGGATCTGATTAGAAGAATTCCGGGGGTAACGGCGGAAGATTACAATCAGCAGGGCGTCGCAGCGGCCTATTCCTTCAGGGGGTTCAGACTGGGTCATGGAATAGGTGCTGCCTCGTATTTGGATGGCATCCCCTACAATGAGATTAATCATGTGGATGGCGATGGCTATCCTGATTACAATACCATACTCCCCGAATCTATTGAAAGGCTTGAGGTGATCAAAGGGCTTTCCTCTCCGCTCTACGGAGGCTATGCCCAAGCAGGCGTCTTGCACTACATCACGAAAGATAGGGGAAATTTCAACAAATTGAAGCTTTCAACCGGCTCGTGGAACTATTACAGGGGGGTCGCCGAGATAGCCCGTGAATATGACCGTTTCTTTACCTATAACGCGGTAAGTACTGAACAAGGCGATGGTTATAGAGATCATAGTGAGTTTAATGGTGGAAATATCTTTTCAAGGTTCGGCTACAAACTCAATGGAGACTCGAGCGTCAGGCTCACGCTACACTCTTACAAAACGACTTGGAATGCACCAGGTTCTCTGTCACAAGCGGACTGGGACGCTGGCAACCTGAAAAAACAGGTAACAGACGGCGGAGGAAACAAAGAGAAGAACATGGTTAGTCTCGACTATAGGCGCAAATTGAATAAATTCTCAGAGATCAGCCTGCTTGCTTATTTTTACGACAGTGACTTCACAAGGTGGACAGGCAGCAGTAACGAAGAAAGGCACGACGAGCGGAATACCTTCGGCTCACGCGCGATGTATAACCTTTCAAGTGACCTTGCAGGCTTCAAGAACGATCTGCTGTTGGGAGTGGACTACGAGTCTATTGACTCTCAGGCACACAAATGGAATATCCAAAGCCCGGATAATAGAGTAAGAGTGAGCGAGAAGCTGTCCGGCGATTTCGATTACCAGAATATTGCACTCTACTTCCAGGAGGATTTTTGGCCGGCTTCGTTCATAAAACTAATGTTGGGTGGGCGTTATGAGATTTATGACGGCGATTTGAAAAACAACTTGACCGGTTCAGAAAACTCTTACTCTGAAAAGGTTTTCAATCCAAAGGGAGGAATCCTTGTTACGCCGTTTGAGGGGCTTGATCTATACGGAAACATCGGCACCGGGTTTGTCCTGCCCAGCGGGTTTAAAAAGTTTGAAAATGCGCAGTTAGATCCTTCTGAGATAATCTCCTACGATCTGGGAGCAAGATTTCTGCCCATAGCGGAAGTGCTGTTACAATTGTCCCTATTCCGCACGGATACTAAGGATGAGGTGATTACTGATCCGATTACCCTGGAGGAGACAAATGCCGGAGAAACAAGGAGGCAGGGAATCGAGGCTGCAACGGAATGGTATGCAATGCCCGACCTGCTGGTTTATGTAAACGGAGCCTACCAGGATGCTGAATATGTGGATTACAACACGAGCAGCGGTAACTTTTCCGGAAATGACATAAATAGAGTGCCGGAATGGATTGTGAAGGCGGGTCTGGAGTATTTCCCGAAACTGGGGCTTGGAGGTAGCTTTACAGGGAAATACACAGGAGAACGTTGGAATGATTCTGCCAACACCATTCGTGAGGATGATTTCTGGGTTTTTGACGCGTCCATACGCTATGCCATGCAAAAGGTCACATTTACACTGTTTCTCAACAACATCTTCGATAAGAAATATGCCGAGATGCGGAGTGCCAATACATACAAACCAGCCGATCCATTTAACGTGACGTTATCATGCAGCCTGGAATTCTAG
- a CDS encoding YcaO-like family protein: MEFQNCVRNTFGKCDLPSNTIGRIKDGLGKLNLDVEYAPFRVSDNIYWGRVWINPIRIVCNGKGITPELAEASAYAELAERFSAGLFYPEFEERVRFNIPALYNEETNKFLNFEWLEGYVHAHQDHLDKNTLRIEDLLANESHLTEKDVEHIKNSRMARHWVDGFSVMREETVKVPVNFVTYIHASNGLAAGNTIEEAMIQASCEIFERYVQIRIIKPEKIVPSIDLESVDNGLIKDMIKFYHGKNVKVMIKDLSFDGQLPCIGVLFINHNLPSDRMEHKILIPGASFNLEEGLVRCFTESMQGRETLMATRPQLDKPLVHRSRVNNFYLLMKCSISPKDISFLEQGKVVTYKHTKFNDIFGEIEEVKKICRQFDTDCIILNHTHPVLNFPVVRVIIPKISDFLPFLNQNILVSEAIKPAATWRGERYRNIMQSFFA, translated from the coding sequence ATGGAATTTCAGAATTGCGTCAGAAACACGTTTGGCAAATGTGATCTTCCGTCCAACACGATCGGCAGAATAAAGGACGGACTCGGAAAGTTGAATCTCGACGTTGAATACGCCCCTTTTCGGGTATCGGATAACATCTATTGGGGACGGGTATGGATTAATCCCATACGGATCGTCTGCAATGGTAAAGGTATTACTCCGGAGCTTGCGGAGGCCAGCGCATACGCCGAACTGGCGGAACGTTTCAGTGCGGGGCTTTTCTATCCGGAATTTGAAGAACGTGTAAGATTTAACATCCCGGCCCTTTACAACGAAGAAACCAACAAATTCCTTAATTTTGAGTGGCTGGAGGGATATGTACATGCCCACCAGGATCATTTGGATAAAAACACGCTTAGAATCGAAGATCTGCTGGCAAACGAAAGTCATCTGACGGAAAAGGATGTTGAGCACATCAAAAACAGCAGAATGGCCAGGCATTGGGTTGACGGTTTTTCCGTTATGCGTGAAGAGACCGTCAAGGTTCCGGTCAATTTTGTTACATATATTCACGCCTCTAACGGGCTGGCGGCCGGAAATACCATCGAAGAAGCGATGATTCAGGCTTCCTGTGAGATATTTGAACGTTATGTACAAATACGAATTATTAAACCTGAAAAAATAGTTCCATCCATTGATTTGGAATCTGTGGACAACGGCCTTATAAAGGACATGATTAAATTTTATCATGGCAAGAACGTTAAGGTAATGATCAAGGACCTTTCCTTTGATGGACAATTGCCCTGCATCGGCGTTCTGTTCATCAACCACAATTTGCCTTCGGACCGTATGGAGCATAAAATACTGATACCGGGCGCATCTTTCAACCTGGAAGAAGGTCTAGTCCGGTGTTTTACGGAAAGCATGCAAGGCCGGGAAACGCTAATGGCAACACGTCCGCAACTGGACAAACCGCTGGTTCACCGGTCCCGGGTCAATAATTTTTACCTGTTGATGAAATGCAGTATTTCTCCGAAAGATATCTCGTTTCTTGAGCAGGGGAAAGTCGTCACTTACAAGCACACCAAATTCAATGATATTTTTGGCGAGATTGAGGAAGTTAAGAAAATATGCAGACAATTCGATACCGATTGCATCATACTCAACCACACCCATCCGGTACTGAATTTTCCAGTCGTAAGGGTCATTATCCCAAAGATTTCCGATTTTTTGCCTTTCTTGAATCAGAACATACTCGTATCTGAAGCAATCAAGCCGGCCGCTACCTGGCGTGGAGAAAGATACCGGAATATCATGCAGAGTTTTTTTGCATAG
- a CDS encoding MotA/TolQ/ExbB proton channel family protein, with translation MFDWLAKGGILVGPILLCSVVALAIFLERLIRFAKVKIRGFGLVQNVSECITKGDCGQALELARKSDSPMGRILAGAIEVMDQDRETLETVIVHATEEELRGLSRYLQVLATIGNIAPLLGLLGTVLGMIKAFMVIQEMGGKVNAAVLAGGIWEAMLTTALGLSVALPTMVAHSYLVARVDGYEAQMQDGTVAFIKAASNLKNGG, from the coding sequence ATGTTCGATTGGCTTGCAAAGGGGGGCATCCTGGTGGGGCCCATTTTGCTGTGTTCGGTGGTGGCCCTGGCTATTTTTCTGGAGCGTTTGATCCGATTTGCCAAGGTGAAGATCCGCGGGTTCGGACTGGTGCAAAATGTGTCTGAATGCATCACCAAAGGTGATTGCGGTCAGGCCCTGGAGCTGGCGAGAAAGAGTGATTCTCCCATGGGGCGAATTTTGGCCGGTGCCATAGAAGTCATGGATCAAGATCGCGAGACTTTAGAGACGGTTATCGTTCACGCTACCGAAGAGGAACTCCGGGGGCTTTCGCGCTATCTTCAAGTTCTGGCTACCATCGGCAACATTGCGCCGCTGCTGGGTCTTTTAGGGACGGTGTTAGGGATGATCAAAGCCTTTATGGTCATCCAGGAGATGGGCGGCAAGGTGAACGCGGCGGTTTTAGCCGGCGGAATCTGGGAAGCCATGCTGACCACGGCCCTGGGTTTGTCCGTTGCCCTTCCCACTATGGTGGCCCACAGCTATCTGGTAGCCAGGGTGGATGGTTATGAGGCCCAGATGCAGGATGGAACCGTTGCCTTTATTAAGGCAGCATCAAATCTTAAAAACGGGGGTTAA
- a CDS encoding DUF4198 domain-containing protein, giving the protein MRKFTERLGFLVISMTLILGAACYQAHAHDMWLEVRDFTPQVGEEISLTLGYGHYLPSREFMDKENLEEIYVLDQEGNKTGIKAYSDVEFKGEKPLYKKGTYVIVAKKKGGFSTKTTEGYKRGQTKKGLKNVINCTYSAKYSKAVVNVGEASGKTFSKVLGHDLEIVPLADPGALAQGDYLPIKVIFKGQPLSSSHVFATYMGFSTEKNTFAYATKTDKKGIAKIKMLQSGVWLITTSYTEHYPDPGECDQYKSSSSLTFEIR; this is encoded by the coding sequence ATGAGAAAATTTACAGAACGATTGGGGTTTTTAGTGATATCTATGACACTGATTTTGGGAGCAGCCTGCTACCAGGCCCATGCTCATGATATGTGGTTGGAGGTAAGGGACTTTACACCGCAGGTGGGTGAGGAGATTAGCCTGACGCTGGGCTACGGGCATTATTTACCGTCTCGTGAGTTTATGGACAAGGAGAATCTTGAAGAGATCTATGTCTTGGATCAGGAAGGAAACAAGACCGGCATCAAAGCCTATTCCGACGTGGAGTTCAAGGGAGAAAAACCTCTGTACAAAAAAGGAACGTACGTGATCGTAGCCAAAAAGAAAGGAGGCTTTTCCACCAAGACCACCGAAGGCTACAAAAGGGGGCAAACAAAAAAGGGTCTCAAGAATGTTATCAACTGTACTTACTCGGCAAAGTACTCTAAAGCTGTTGTCAATGTTGGAGAGGCCAGCGGAAAGACCTTCTCAAAAGTACTCGGCCACGACCTTGAGATCGTTCCGCTGGCAGATCCCGGGGCTTTGGCCCAAGGAGATTACCTTCCGATAAAGGTCATCTTTAAGGGCCAGCCACTCTCATCCAGCCATGTGTTTGCCACTTACATGGGGTTTTCCACCGAGAAAAATACCTTTGCCTATGCCACCAAAACCGATAAAAAGGGTATTGCAAAGATAAAGATGCTTCAATCAGGCGTCTGGCTGATCACCACATCATATACAGAGCATTACCCGGATCCCGGGGAATGCGATCAATACAAGTCCTCATCCTCTTTGACGTTTGAAATCAGGTAA
- a CDS encoding energy transducer TonB, translating to MHLSGVYRSNALSYIELTMQEISKPFTRSIPRPRYRPKAHPQPPDVKRLKVTQQLMPRLKPIKLEPAEKELPDSLVEGISMPDIPAVSGLNIADWGSGDLMGEYSTPGSYLEMVRFRIERCKKYPQIARVRNIEGCVTIRFVITPEGGVRGVEVAKRSGNKALDQAALKAVKDAAPFPKPPDHLFKRGVPLELTIVFELT from the coding sequence ATGCATCTTTCCGGAGTCTACCGGTCAAATGCCCTGAGCTACATTGAACTGACCATGCAGGAAATATCGAAACCGTTCACCCGGAGTATTCCCAGACCCCGTTACAGACCTAAGGCACACCCTCAACCGCCGGATGTAAAAAGGCTCAAAGTTACCCAGCAGTTGATGCCTCGCCTTAAACCGATAAAGTTGGAGCCGGCTGAAAAAGAGCTTCCTGACAGCCTGGTGGAAGGCATCAGCATGCCGGATATCCCGGCTGTTTCCGGTCTTAATATCGCTGACTGGGGCTCCGGGGATCTCATGGGAGAATACAGTACGCCCGGCAGTTATCTGGAGATGGTGCGGTTCAGAATAGAAAGGTGCAAGAAATATCCGCAAATCGCCCGGGTGAGGAATATTGAAGGGTGCGTGACCATACGCTTTGTGATCACGCCTGAAGGGGGGGTGCGGGGGGTAGAAGTGGCCAAACGCTCCGGAAACAAGGCTCTGGATCAGGCGGCTCTCAAGGCCGTTAAAGATGCCGCTCCCTTTCCAAAACCGCCGGACCATCTGTTCAAAAGGGGGGTTCCTCTAGAGCTTACAATCGTCTTTGAGCTCACCTGA